The following DNA comes from Quercus robur chromosome 1, dhQueRobu3.1, whole genome shotgun sequence.
AATGATGATAAATCATAACTAGTGTATGAACTTTGTGGTTACATTTAGGTGTGAACTCCACATTTGAGTACATAACTATTGACCCTTCATGTGCAGATTATAAGCTATCAATGGGATGCTAGTATGATGTGTTGCCCCCACACTAGGTAATCGTTAACttgtttttaatattctttACCAAGAAGTAATAACCGTCTTCATCAATGGAGACAGTCACTATAGCCTCTTATTCAGTCTTCATCAATGGAGAGCCCAAGGGGTGGATCACTCAATCTAGGGGTATTAGGCAAGGAGACCCACTATCTCCTTACCTTTTCCTCCTGTGTGCGGAAGGCCTCACGACACTACTGAATAAGGCAGTTGAGAATCAGGTGGTAAATGGAATTATGTCTAGCCAAAATGGGTTGTGCATCTCCCACCtcctttttgcagatgatagtttACTATTTTGTAAGCCACGGTTGGAGAGTGTCAACAACTATTGAGTATTCTTGGCCAACATGAGGCTGCATCGGGACAAGCAATCAATCGCCAAAAAACCTCCTTTTTTTTAGCAAGAACACAAATCCTGAAATACGGAGATTGATCCAATAACAAATGGGGGCTAGAGTAATGACCAATAGTGACAAATACCTTGGTCTACCAATGACTTGTGGTAAATCAAGGGTAAACACCTTCAaagaattagaagaaaaaattctCAAGCGTGTGTTGGGGTGGAAGGAGAAGTTTATATCAAAGGCAGGTCGGGAGGTCCTTATAAAAATAGTGGCACAAGCAATCCCCACATATGCCATGAGCCTTTTCAAGCTTCCCAAATCCATGTGTGACTCCATCAATTCCTTGCTAGCAAAATATTGGTGGGGacaaaacaaagaagagagaaagatccACTGGGTTAATTggagaaaactatgcataagTAAGAAGGAAGGGGGGATGGGTTTTAGAGATTTGCACTCTTTCAACTTGGCTATGCTCTCAAAGCAAGCATGGAGACTAACCCAAGACACAAATTCCCTGTTTTACAAGGTGTATAAGACGTGGTACTTCCCTAATTGTTCATTCATGATAGCTCAATTGGGGAGCAACCCGTCCTTTGTTTGGAGAGGCCTACTTGCAGCAAGAGACATCATCTTCAATGGATCAAAGTGGCGGGTGGGAGATGGCAAAACAGTGGGGGTCTACTCTCATAAATGGCTGTCTCACCCTCCAATTCCTCTTAATGAACATGCCCAAGACATGAAGGTCTGTGAGCTCTTGGATGTTGAGTCTCGGCAATGGGACGGGGAAAAATAGAGACTTTGTTTGCACCAAGGACAAGGCAGGAAATTCTAGCAGTACCATTGGACCACCTCAACTCTCTGGACTTGCTGATTTGGACAGAAAATGTAGCTGCAAAATTCATTGTCAAAACTGCTTATCGACTTGCACTCCGTCTGAATAAGCAACCATGGGCAGAACACTCTCTAAGCCATGCCTATAAGCATATTTGGAGCGGAATCTGGGCACCCAACGTACCACCCAAAGTCCGAACGTTTTTATGGAGAGCTTGCTCAAATTGTCTTCCAACCAGGGAAAATCTCCATAGACACCGAGTTTGAGTGCATACCAGATGTGATATCTGTCATTACCGGTCCGAGAATACAAGCCACATCTTATGGGAATGCCCATTTGCACAAAATGTGTGGGCACTGACGAGTAGTCGAATCTAGAATTGCAGAAACATGGCCAACGACTTTTTCCAATTATTCAGACAGGTGCGTAACAGACTTACCCAATGAGAACTTGAGCAGTGGGCAACTATGGCGTGGTCGATTTGGAATGCAAGAAACAGGTTCTACTTTGAGCATGTCCAACTCCAACCAAAAGCAATTGTTGATGTTGCTTGCGGACTACTGGCGGAGTACCAACGCCTCATGGCTCTACAGTAAAAagccaccattttttttctgtttttttgctACATATTTGTATCGGGCTTGTGCTGCAATGCTATATcagcttttatttttaaaaccccGACACTGTTCACTGGAGGTCACTGTGTATTGTACTGAATTTTTAACATTAATGAAATTTCTATCGTAGTGGATGTCAAAAAGAAGTAATAACCGTATCCACAACCACACGAGGAGACACGGTGGGGTTACACCATAGGAGGATTTAAACTAAGGACTTATCTCTCATGATACAAAGAGTTGTCAGTTGAGTTATAATGCTTTTGAcattttaacaataatttaatctCTCATGATCCATGATGATACAAATTACCAATGTATATAGTGgcaagattaaaaaatttaattaattaaacgtGTCAAGAGTATTGTTGTTTTACTGAAACTTTTTGATATTTCTAATGAAGACGTTCAAGATTcaaatttctcttcttttattgttgtaattataaaaaattaaaatttttttttttgagaaagaaaattaaaattaaatacatacaatttattttggtaAGGAATcaaatatatgataatgttTTTGAATTATACATGGTAACATAGTTGGAGCCCTTTCATTTATGTTACCTACATAGTATATTTTACCTGGAAAGAATATAAATGCTCCATACGTTTATGCTAAGAAATCAAAGTTGTGATTATCCTTTCTTTATTTGCATCCCAGCATTTACACAAGGCATATATGTGTTTATAGATGTCAAGAGTAATGACTCctaataaattttgattataaaTAGACCTTCTTGGACCTTTTATTCTCACTAGAAAATTTTCATTGATGTAATCTTATGAGATTGTTTGTTAGATGATATTGATTTATCGGATCAATGATTTACcagagtttaaaattatgtccTGATTGAAGACTCTTAGGGTAATGCATGAATATAGCTCAGTTGGTCTTCAATCAGGTTAGTTTATAATTtatcttgaatttttattttttattttttatgacaaTCAACATTAAGTATGTCtttcttactttttaattttttgcttgCAGATTGTGTTAGATAAATTAAATCTTGCATCCAAGAACTCTATAAAACCCACCTTTTGCTACCAATCGAAGCCACATATGGAGTATACCTGCCTTGCAAGACATGAGAAAGTCCTTgattgaaaaatagaaaaattttccCTATAAAATAGTATTGACCATTAAAACCAGATAATGGTTTTGATAGCTGtgctattgttttgttttggtttttattttttctttttaaaaattctaataatATCCAGTTATTCTAAATTCTTAAAGTAAGATATCCAATTGTTTTAATCAAATAATTGTGAAATCATTAATGGAATTAGTCCCATGTACTTGCTCAGGCACAACTCTCATGTACCCCCCaataaaaaatctcttttttattaaataaccTCTtacaatatcaaattattattctCGTTTCATTTACCAAAGCAGATTATTCTAATTTCATTTGactaaattcaattaaatccAATAATAATATTGTAATGAGCAATGTATGGAACTTGGATGTAATTGATTTAGATCAGTTAAATACTATAGGAGACgtgattagaaaattttaaagcaCAAAGGATGTCaataaatatacataaaagtataaaactacaGCAAGTCTAGGCATATTTTTACCCAGtaaaataatgtcaaaactCACAACATGGAAAATTCCACGTGTGTGTAAAACGTTTAGTATTTAAGAGTGAGTCCCAAGATGGTGAGAGATCATTATTTTGaacaatattttgtttgtttggtttaatttttagaccTAGCTACAACAGGTTAGAAAGAAGAGATTTGATTTTGAACTAACTGAGCAATTCTGCTTATCCACGagacaattgattttttatttttattttttgtttatctaGGACATGCACgaaacctaaaataaatattggcCATTCATTAATAATTAAGGAGCCCAACCTAATAAAATCTGCTATGAGCAAATCTAATAAGTACATCAAGCAAATTATTgaattagatgaaaaaaaatctaaccaaCACggaactacattttttttttttccaaaatatccATAGATATTAGATCGAAGGATCTCCAAATGTGTGGCTAGCATACCTGAATTTCAAAGTTGCCAAATAATAATTGAGCACATTCAATACTGAAACACAGTCAAGTTTGGCTGGAAATGGAATATTAGGTTACTGACTTTACGTATTTAAATGAATAAAACATGTGGTcgtttacatttaaaaaaaaaaaaagtaataattaatcTACAACGTGTTTAGATTAAAAGACATCCCCTCATCTGATAATAATCAAGtgaaagaagcaaaaaaaaaaaattgttagttcTTGTTAATCTTctatcttgaaaaaaaatgtaaagtagCTAtacctaaaaaacaaaaatgatttaaCTATGGAAATTGTATAGTAAGTTGTAAGAGATGACGTACGTGTGAAGCTAATtcttgggggaaaaaaattgtatacacAACCCTAAAATGGTTTTTCCCTAAAACATGGACTTTTTGAAGTTTAGAGAAGTTTTGAGCATAGTTATCAGAATTCATAATGGAgggaatatgttttttttttttaagagagttctAATCTATGTTGTCCACTCCTaatctttattatcagatcaagaTACTAATCAGTCTTTGGTGTAAGCGATGATTAAACTCCggatttcttattcaatcattagaGACCTTACCAGTTGAATTAATTGGAACCTACATAATAGAGCCAATGCTGATTTATTGAACTGTCAAGAAAGAAGTATAAGGTtgactagtaaaaaaaaaaaaagagtccaataattgaattaatatggaatttattttaaaatatataaataaagtaaagaatacaaaaaaaaaagaaaaaagaagttaaactataaaattatatatatactatacattaaaattaattggaaaaaataaatacaaataaatttttggaatttttttgtcctcaaataagagatttgaagttTAAACCTCTCCTACACCAAAACCAATTAGTGTTTTGGCATGATGAAAAAGATCAATCATTATAAAACAGACATCATAGgtttaatttttatatcatatctataaaaaaaaaaaaaaaattcaaatataggattttatctatactatttataagatgATTTCTCTCTTTGTGCTTGACTATTTTATGTGGTTTAGAAATATTCCTAAACTTAAGTTTAACAGGAAAAAAACTTAAGGACAACCCAGTAAATATATATctccaattttatttaaaatgccTGCAAAATATGATACTCTTCTACTAATCTATGTGTTCAAAATAAActtatccaaaatttaaaaataaaaaataaaattatgacactagaccaaaaaaaagagtctcaCGCAAAGCGTGTattaggggtgttcaccaaaccgcaTAAACCGCACAAACTGTACCAAAACCGCCCGCAAAATGGCATAACTGCACCGCAACGTAAGTAATAGTGCGCTGCACCGTACCACACCGTATGGTGCAATGCGATTTgtagttttataataagaaaaccgcacAAACCGCACCGCATCCTccctatatattaatatatttatttatttttaatattaaatatattattaatagtttaatattttaaccatagcaagtgttgactagaaaagccaacccaaaataaagaaaaactagttcaataatttaaaacttggcccaaaaaaagggaaaaaatagttTTGGGATGAGtaggaaaaacccaaaatttgaaaaatataccaacTTCAAACCGCATCTTATATATAGTATCGCACATGTGACCGTAAAAATGAGGTGCGGTGCAGTTATGGTTTTGGCAAAACTCTAACCTGCACCACTCCGCAACGCACTgcacatgtgaccgcaaaaataagGTGTGGTGCAGTTACGATTTTAACTAAACCGCACCGCAAAGTGCGATGCTAAAAAT
Coding sequences within:
- the LOC126726146 gene encoding uncharacterized mitochondrial protein AtMg00310-like, yielding MGARVMTNSDKYLGLPMTCGKSRVNTFKELEEKILKRVLGWKEKFISKAGREVLIKIVAQAIPTYAMSLFKLPKSMCDSINSLLAKYWWGQNKEERKIHWVNWRKLCISKKEGGMGFRDLHSFNLAMLSKQAWRLTQDTNSLFYKVYKTWYFPNCSFMIAQLGSNPSFVWRGLLAARDIIFNGSKWRVGDGKTVGVYSHKWLSHPPIPLNEHAQDMKVCELLDVESRQWDGEK